In a single window of the Leptospira sanjuanensis genome:
- a CDS encoding LIC11631 family protein: MAGTQKKIQKSSVFSPSGHGDLYALDNLYLSPLRENEVWDLSNISVFSPLNFGFLCMRSVLAAHAESKIAVQGMSSGFIRGLSKIDGFENWDLFESKGFVPKVFGTTFPMSMNSSIHEILNPALASYEKELFEEWNPKAVTLTGKWENREILIAGAALPEDEKNLPKLLKELIQTFSGKSGKFYLRTDKHSYLCLKKEKESLGPVFFQEKEKHWDSFVFLILEIENI; this comes from the coding sequence ATGGCCGGTACTCAGAAAAAAATCCAGAAATCCTCCGTATTTTCTCCTTCCGGACACGGGGATTTATACGCGCTCGACAATCTCTATCTTTCTCCGCTGCGGGAAAACGAGGTCTGGGATTTGTCCAACATAAGCGTGTTTTCTCCGTTGAATTTCGGATTTCTTTGTATGAGATCGGTTCTGGCCGCTCACGCCGAATCGAAGATCGCCGTTCAAGGAATGAGTTCCGGATTTATCCGAGGGCTTTCCAAAATCGACGGATTTGAAAATTGGGATCTTTTTGAATCGAAGGGATTTGTTCCGAAAGTTTTCGGAACGACGTTTCCGATGAGCATGAATTCATCCATCCACGAAATTCTCAACCCGGCGCTCGCGAGTTATGAAAAGGAACTTTTCGAAGAATGGAATCCGAAAGCGGTCACTCTCACAGGCAAATGGGAAAACCGGGAAATTTTGATCGCGGGCGCGGCGCTTCCCGAAGACGAAAAAAATCTTCCGAAATTATTGAAGGAACTCATCCAAACCTTTTCCGGGAAAAGCGGAAAATTCTATCTGAGAACCGATAAACATTCGTATCTTTGTCTCAAAAAGGAAAAAGAAAGTCTCGGCCCCGTTTTCTTTCAGGAAAAGGAGAAACACTGGGATTCTTTCGTTTTCCTAATATTAGAAATCGAGAATATTTAA
- a CDS encoding TIGR00266 family protein, with the protein MNIEILSKPSYSFAKVLLNGGESIKAESGSMMSMSSGITIQTHKAQQGGFLKSLKAAFLGGESFWMNTFTASSGNGEVLLAPTLPGDVERIELAGTVYVQSSSFLASSPNIEMDTKFQGLKGFISGESLFFLKLSGNGPLLISSYGGIDVLNVDGEMIVDTGHIVAFDEGLNYEMTKFGGWKSFFLGGEGFVARFKGKGRVWIQSRNVPSLGSWFRDQLPPIKR; encoded by the coding sequence ATGAATATTGAAATTCTAAGCAAACCATCCTACAGCTTTGCGAAGGTTCTTCTAAACGGCGGAGAATCGATCAAAGCGGAATCCGGTTCCATGATGTCCATGAGTTCGGGGATCACGATCCAGACTCACAAGGCGCAACAAGGCGGATTCTTAAAGAGTCTAAAGGCGGCGTTTCTTGGCGGAGAATCCTTCTGGATGAACACGTTCACCGCTTCTTCCGGAAACGGAGAGGTTCTGCTCGCGCCGACTCTTCCGGGAGACGTGGAACGAATCGAATTGGCCGGAACGGTCTACGTCCAATCCAGTTCCTTTCTCGCTTCTTCTCCGAACATAGAAATGGATACGAAGTTTCAAGGTTTGAAAGGATTTATCAGCGGAGAATCTCTCTTCTTTCTCAAACTTTCCGGAAACGGTCCCTTGCTCATTTCGAGCTACGGTGGAATCGATGTCCTCAATGTAGACGGAGAAATGATCGTGGACACGGGTCATATCGTCGCGTTCGACGAAGGCTTGAACTACGAGATGACCAAGTTCGGCGGATGGAAGTCCTTCTTTTTAGGCGGAGAAGGATTTGTGGCTCGATTCAAGGGAAAAGGCCGCGTTTGGATTCAATCCAGAAACGTTCCTTCGTTGGGAAGTTGGTTTAGAGATCAACTGCCTCCGATCAAAAGATAA
- the ptsP gene encoding phosphoenolpyruvate--protein phosphotransferase, producing MIPSKRTVFPGITAFPGKLYGKVLKTGKKRNTILTGTYIHESEKEHELEKFDVALEESLHSLRILITSVEASGSDHKEVQEILETQAMICSDPSLATSVRKRISELGENAILAVQNVTHEISEKFRAIENEFFRERVDHFQDVSNRLIEFIAGKKEEDSFLSGLKEDLILVARELTPSQMILMDKTRIRGIATDLGGKTGHMAILARNYGIPTIVGLKDFSSYVKDNEFIFLDAESGNAIRFPTLEEVKYYGFSSVYPVEESGTKKMRAVSKDGIRVRIKCNLETELDCEQALKFGAEGVGLFRSESLFLKYQDSNVSGEEQFLAYKAIAEGMEDKPVTIRTFDIGADKFSTGELEENPFLGNRGIRYSLSNPEWFSEQLTAILRASAYGNVNILLPMITGPAEIVRTRALLEDCKRKLAANKEKYNKKIKVGAMIETPAAVSALDLIAREADFFSVGTNDLLQYIMAVDRNNIHVSSLYNPYHIAFLRALIRIVEVSRDYDKPLSLCGELASDTNFTIFLVGIGIRDLSVSIPFLNPIRKIIRSISLHQAGTLVKKILELSEEENYENIEAFLFSKHLS from the coding sequence ATGATTCCATCCAAACGTACAGTTTTTCCAGGAATTACGGCCTTTCCGGGAAAGCTATACGGTAAGGTCCTTAAGACCGGAAAAAAACGAAACACCATTCTCACCGGAACGTATATTCACGAATCCGAAAAAGAACACGAACTCGAAAAGTTCGACGTCGCTCTGGAGGAAAGCCTTCACAGTCTTCGGATCTTAATCACCTCGGTCGAAGCGTCCGGTTCCGATCACAAAGAAGTTCAGGAAATCTTAGAAACACAGGCGATGATCTGTTCCGATCCGAGCCTTGCGACTTCGGTTCGAAAGAGAATATCCGAACTCGGAGAGAACGCGATTCTCGCCGTACAAAACGTCACACACGAAATCTCCGAAAAATTCAGAGCCATCGAAAACGAATTCTTCCGAGAACGAGTCGATCACTTTCAGGACGTTTCCAATCGTCTGATCGAATTCATCGCCGGTAAAAAGGAAGAGGATTCTTTCCTGTCCGGTTTGAAGGAAGATCTCATTTTAGTCGCGAGAGAACTCACCCCTTCTCAGATGATTCTCATGGACAAAACGAGAATCCGCGGAATCGCAACCGACCTCGGAGGAAAAACCGGTCACATGGCGATCCTCGCGAGAAACTACGGGATTCCTACGATCGTAGGTTTGAAGGATTTTTCCTCTTACGTCAAAGACAACGAATTCATCTTTTTGGATGCGGAATCCGGAAACGCGATTCGCTTCCCCACACTGGAAGAAGTGAAATACTACGGCTTCTCTTCCGTTTATCCCGTGGAAGAAAGCGGCACGAAAAAAATGCGAGCCGTCAGCAAGGACGGAATCCGGGTTCGAATCAAATGCAATCTCGAAACGGAACTCGACTGCGAGCAAGCGCTGAAGTTCGGTGCGGAAGGAGTCGGATTATTTCGAAGCGAATCCTTATTCTTAAAATACCAAGACAGCAACGTTTCCGGTGAGGAACAGTTTCTCGCCTACAAAGCGATCGCGGAAGGAATGGAAGACAAACCGGTAACGATCCGAACCTTCGACATCGGAGCCGACAAATTTTCCACGGGAGAATTGGAGGAAAATCCGTTCCTCGGGAACAGAGGAATCCGTTATTCCCTGTCCAATCCAGAATGGTTCTCCGAGCAACTAACAGCGATTTTGCGGGCCTCGGCGTACGGAAACGTGAACATTCTTCTGCCGATGATCACCGGTCCGGCCGAAATCGTTCGAACCCGGGCGCTCTTGGAAGATTGCAAACGCAAACTCGCGGCAAACAAGGAAAAATACAATAAGAAGATCAAGGTGGGTGCGATGATCGAAACTCCCGCGGCGGTTTCCGCGTTGGATTTGATCGCGAGAGAAGCGGACTTTTTTTCCGTGGGAACCAACGATCTTTTGCAATATATCATGGCCGTGGATCGAAACAACATCCACGTATCTTCCCTTTACAATCCGTATCACATCGCGTTTTTACGGGCCTTGATCCGAATCGTGGAAGTTTCGCGGGATTACGATAAACCGTTGAGTCTTTGCGGGGAACTCGCTTCGGATACGAACTTTACGATCTTTCTGGTCGGAATCGGGATTCGCGATCTTTCCGTTTCGATTCCGTTTTTAAATCCGATCCGAAAAATCATCCGTTCGATTTCGCTTCACCAGGCGGGGACATTGGTAAAAAAAATTCTCGAACTTTCGGAAGAGGAAAACTACGAAAATATCGAAGCGTTCCTCTTCAGCAAACACCTGAGTTAA
- a CDS encoding TIGR00266 family protein, whose product MNYEIIHKPSYSFLKVKLSPGQTIKAEAGAMVYMTPGVDVETKMGSGFLSALSRRFFGGESFFFNVFKAPSAGAEIGLAPELPGDVVGVDLTDTGLIVEAGAYLASDETITMKPKFGGLRSFFGGEGVFLLEILGKGKLFLNAYGGILPIDVQGSYTIDTGHVVAFDKSLQYKIAKAGGSWKSTLFGGEGLVMEFSGHGKVLIQTRVPSGFLSWLTGLLPQ is encoded by the coding sequence ATGAATTACGAGATCATTCACAAACCTTCGTATTCTTTTCTTAAAGTAAAACTATCACCGGGGCAAACGATCAAAGCCGAAGCGGGCGCGATGGTATATATGACTCCCGGAGTGGACGTCGAAACGAAAATGGGAAGCGGATTTTTATCCGCGCTCTCGAGGAGATTTTTCGGGGGAGAATCCTTCTTTTTCAACGTTTTCAAAGCTCCTTCCGCCGGCGCCGAAATCGGACTTGCGCCCGAACTTCCCGGAGACGTGGTCGGAGTCGATCTGACCGACACGGGCTTGATCGTGGAGGCGGGAGCGTATCTTGCCTCCGACGAGACGATCACCATGAAACCGAAGTTCGGCGGACTCCGTTCCTTTTTCGGAGGAGAGGGAGTTTTTCTTTTGGAGATTCTCGGAAAAGGAAAACTCTTCTTAAACGCATACGGAGGAATTCTCCCGATCGACGTGCAAGGATCGTATACGATCGACACGGGGCACGTTGTGGCGTTCGATAAAAGTCTTCAGTATAAAATCGCAAAGGCCGGCGGAAGCTGGAAGTCCACTCTGTTCGGCGGAGAAGGACTCGTAATGGAATTTTCCGGTCACGGAAAAGTGTTGATCCAAACGAGGGTTCCATCGGGATTCTTGTCCTGGCTCACGGGCCTTTTGCCTCAATAA
- a CDS encoding TIGR00266 family protein produces MKHEILLKPDFPIVQVQLENGESIRAESGAMVAMSPTVKMATKAEGGIWASAKRALLSGESFFQNTFKAEGGTGTLFLTSATQGDIEYRKMKGEELILSRGAYVAGSESLAIDSKWGGFKGFFSGEGLFFLKVSGSGDLFFSSFGAIHTIDVNGQYVVDTGHIVGFEGTLNYTIQKVGGLKSLFLSGEGLVAVFSGSGKLYIQSRNQNSFAGWANQWRRVERSSSSS; encoded by the coding sequence GTGAAACACGAAATATTATTAAAACCTGATTTTCCAATCGTACAAGTCCAACTCGAAAACGGAGAATCCATCCGCGCCGAGTCGGGCGCCATGGTCGCGATGAGCCCGACAGTCAAGATGGCTACGAAAGCCGAAGGAGGAATCTGGGCTTCCGCCAAACGCGCGTTACTCAGCGGAGAATCCTTTTTTCAAAACACTTTCAAAGCGGAAGGCGGAACCGGGACGCTCTTTCTGACGAGCGCCACCCAAGGCGATATCGAATACAGAAAAATGAAAGGAGAAGAACTCATCCTAAGCCGAGGCGCGTATGTGGCCGGTTCGGAATCTCTCGCGATCGACAGCAAGTGGGGGGGATTCAAAGGATTCTTTTCCGGAGAAGGTTTATTCTTTTTGAAAGTGAGCGGATCGGGAGATCTTTTCTTCTCGAGCTTCGGAGCGATTCATACGATCGACGTCAACGGACAATACGTAGTGGACACGGGTCATATCGTCGGGTTCGAAGGAACGTTGAATTATACGATCCAAAAGGTGGGCGGTCTTAAATCCTTATTCTTGAGCGGAGAAGGTTTGGTCGCGGTTTTTTCGGGAAGCGGTAAGTTGTATATTCAATCCAGAAACCAAAACTCGTTTGCCGGCTGGGCCAATCAGTGGAGAAGAGTGGAGCGTTCTTCCTCTTCGAGTTGA
- the lpxC gene encoding UDP-3-O-acyl-N-acetylglucosamine deacetylase: MKETIYRRSIRDTVRIKGIGLHSGKEVNLIAHPAPSGTGILFEYRKGEDRASIPAELSNVVDTSNATTLGDGLHRIQTVEHLLAAVYALGLTDLILEIDAVEVPIMDGSSLPFLQALESAGIVEYPEIVEPIYVQNPLWVVDGDKYLVLLPSNELKVTYTIDFNHPLLKGQNITISLDREKIKEEILPARTFGFLKDVEALQARGLAMGGSLDNAIVLTQDGYLNQQLRFENECVRHKILDLFGDISIAGRPIIGHYLASKAGHALDISMAKLVMSSVTGDEISKYKSRRIPLFKRKAAVV, translated from the coding sequence ATGAAAGAAACTATCTATAGAAGATCCATACGAGATACGGTTAGAATCAAGGGGATCGGACTTCATTCCGGAAAGGAAGTGAATCTGATCGCTCATCCGGCACCTTCCGGCACCGGAATCCTTTTCGAATACCGTAAGGGCGAGGATAGAGCCTCGATTCCTGCGGAACTCAGCAACGTCGTTGATACGAGTAACGCGACTACCTTAGGCGACGGCCTTCATAGAATCCAAACCGTAGAACATCTTTTGGCGGCGGTTTATGCACTCGGTTTAACGGATCTCATTCTGGAAATCGACGCGGTGGAAGTTCCGATCATGGACGGTTCTTCTCTCCCGTTCCTGCAAGCGTTGGAATCGGCGGGAATCGTGGAATATCCGGAAATCGTCGAACCGATCTACGTTCAAAACCCTCTCTGGGTCGTAGACGGAGACAAATACCTCGTCCTTCTTCCCAGCAACGAACTCAAAGTAACATACACCATCGACTTCAACCACCCGCTCCTCAAAGGACAAAACATCACGATCTCCCTCGACAGAGAAAAGATCAAAGAGGAGATTCTCCCTGCGAGAACCTTCGGCTTTTTAAAAGACGTGGAAGCGCTCCAAGCCAGAGGATTGGCGATGGGAGGTTCCCTAGACAACGCGATCGTTTTGACGCAAGACGGATATTTGAACCAGCAGCTCCGTTTTGAAAACGAATGCGTTCGTCATAAAATTTTGGATTTATTCGGCGATATTTCAATCGCGGGCCGTCCGATCATCGGCCATTATCTCGCTTCCAAAGCGGGACACGCTCTTGATATATCCATGGCAAAGCTCGTTATGAGCAGTGTCACGGGAGACGAGATCAGCAAATACAAAAGCAGGAGAATTCCTCTTTTCAAGCGGAAAGCGGCGGTCGTATAA
- a CDS encoding AMP-dependent synthetase/ligase, with amino-acid sequence MAENLAQLFRESAEKFRDLPAFFSKDSKKEYTPTTYGQLYEQGIQLAEALIELGVQQRQRVGLLADNRIEWIIADYGVILAGAADVPRGTDITDSEIVYILNHSEVEVVFVENDKMLEKFNRNKSQLTNVKTIILMDPASSAPGVLKMQDLIEKGKKLREGGSKKAEERIAAISPEDLFTLIYTSGTTGLPKGVMLKHSNMMHQVNHVSPMLNIKSSARLLSILPIWHVFERVVEYVCLGLGAATYYTNVRDLRQDLATVKPTFMGSAPRLWENIYNGIYTRINDPAQTPALRRGLFKLAYFFSSKKNQAVRFLKGIEVDYTGRNPIGSFFYGILMVIQFLLTGPFTLTILAGALGAYLAGTDLYFLSSPLYTIAGLAVLLNSFTLDRIVLAKIRAATGGQLKASISGGGALPRHVDEFFGNIGINVLEGYGMTETSPVISVRTFEKLIIGSVGVIVPKTKLQIRNDNNAVLTEIDENGQITQGKLGLKGIVFIKGPQVMKGYFKNEEATSKAISDGWMNTGDMGMINFKKTLTLTGRAKDTVVLLGGENVEPVPIENKLQESTYISQCMVIGQDQKNLGAIVVPDFEKLQEWAKENGINETSNEKLIENPKIYDLFRKEIKALNNTKNGFKSFEQVTPFILIAKPFEVGDELNNMMKMKRHVITEKYSDKIKKIYSTNQD; translated from the coding sequence ATGGCGGAGAATTTAGCGCAGCTATTTCGCGAATCTGCGGAAAAATTCCGGGACCTACCGGCTTTCTTTTCCAAAGATTCTAAAAAGGAATATACCCCGACTACTTACGGTCAACTGTACGAGCAAGGAATCCAACTTGCGGAAGCTCTGATCGAACTGGGAGTTCAACAGAGACAAAGAGTGGGTTTACTTGCGGATAACCGTATCGAATGGATTATCGCGGATTACGGCGTAATTCTTGCGGGCGCGGCAGACGTTCCTCGTGGAACCGATATTACGGATTCCGAAATCGTTTATATTCTCAATCACTCGGAAGTGGAAGTCGTTTTCGTTGAAAATGATAAGATGCTCGAAAAGTTCAACCGCAACAAATCGCAGTTAACGAACGTAAAGACCATCATCCTGATGGATCCGGCGAGTTCCGCTCCGGGCGTTTTGAAAATGCAGGATCTGATTGAAAAGGGTAAGAAACTGCGCGAAGGCGGTTCTAAAAAAGCGGAAGAAAGAATTGCCGCGATTTCACCCGAAGATCTTTTCACTCTCATTTATACTTCCGGAACCACGGGACTTCCGAAAGGCGTTATGTTGAAACATTCCAACATGATGCACCAGGTGAACCACGTAAGCCCGATGCTGAACATCAAATCGAGCGCACGTCTTCTTTCCATTCTTCCGATCTGGCACGTGTTCGAACGCGTCGTAGAATATGTTTGTCTCGGACTCGGTGCGGCGACGTATTACACGAACGTTCGCGATCTTCGTCAAGATTTGGCGACCGTTAAACCTACGTTTATGGGTTCCGCTCCAAGGCTTTGGGAAAACATTTACAACGGGATTTATACAAGAATCAATGATCCCGCACAGACTCCTGCGCTTCGTAGAGGTCTTTTCAAACTCGCGTATTTCTTTTCCAGCAAAAAGAATCAAGCGGTTCGTTTCTTGAAAGGAATCGAAGTGGATTATACCGGAAGAAATCCGATCGGATCTTTCTTTTACGGAATTCTTATGGTGATTCAGTTCCTTCTTACGGGACCGTTCACTCTTACGATCCTCGCGGGCGCGTTAGGCGCTTATCTTGCAGGAACCGATCTGTATTTCTTAAGTTCTCCGCTTTATACGATAGCAGGGCTTGCGGTTCTTCTGAACAGCTTTACTCTGGACCGAATCGTTTTGGCGAAAATCAGAGCGGCTACGGGAGGACAACTCAAGGCGTCCATCTCCGGCGGGGGCGCGCTTCCGCGACACGTGGATGAATTTTTCGGAAACATCGGGATCAACGTTTTGGAAGGTTACGGTATGACCGAAACTTCTCCCGTGATTTCCGTAAGAACGTTCGAAAAACTCATCATCGGTTCCGTTGGTGTGATCGTTCCAAAAACGAAACTCCAGATCCGAAACGACAACAACGCAGTATTGACCGAAATCGACGAAAACGGCCAGATTACGCAAGGAAAGCTCGGACTCAAGGGAATCGTTTTCATCAAGGGACCTCAAGTGATGAAGGGATACTTCAAAAACGAAGAGGCGACTTCCAAGGCGATTTCCGACGGCTGGATGAACACCGGCGATATGGGGATGATCAACTTCAAAAAGACCCTGACTCTTACCGGTCGCGCGAAGGACACAGTCGTACTTCTCGGCGGCGAAAACGTGGAGCCGGTCCCGATCGAAAACAAACTTCAAGAATCCACTTATATCAGCCAATGTATGGTGATCGGTCAGGATCAAAAGAATCTGGGAGCGATCGTTGTTCCCGATTTCGAAAAACTCCAGGAATGGGCAAAAGAAAACGGAATCAACGAAACAAGCAACGAGAAGTTGATCGAAAATCCGAAGATTTACGATCTTTTCAGAAAGGAGATCAAGGCGTTGAACAACACGAAAAACGGGTTCAAATCTTTCGAACAGGTGACTCCTTTTATTCTGATCGCGAAGCCGTTTGAAGTGGGCGATGAACTCAACAACATGATGAAGATGAAACGCCACGTAATCACGGAAAAATACAGCGATAAGATCAAGAAAATCTACTCTACCAACCAAGATTAG
- a CDS encoding radical SAM protein, with protein MEATDSIRQSSTIPLLEEMERKYKSIPMEAIVKQDILRQGIHFLKEAFEVSGEYKTKDYFIFSFDHIPLSELGEGADVKAPEEIKVSGGHFNLLPTVISTRNNPNSPYKVKKSPDGKPSLYLGETFLGNVEFPPLPAWYRHKTKNGKIPGEIAPVIEWGYLIYLTVFRNCQYFGKEEECAYCDINHNYRQQKNAGRPYTGVKDIEDILEVLSWIDAEDRTAKVYTITGGSVITSLKKKNEIDFYLDYAQAIESKFPGRWMGKIVSQAWEIEDCQKFKDAGIQVYHPNYEVWDKNLFQKICPGKEAYIGRDNWIRRVVDSAEVFGPSYVIPNFVGGVELSKPYGFATVSEAIASTGEGLDFFMSKGIMPRFTAWCPEPYTTLGTQAGPPLEYFCELLTVWKATFEKYNLPVPPGYGEPGPGKAVFSVSAFMDVIGYQGRN; from the coding sequence ATGGAAGCTACCGATTCAATCCGCCAAAGTTCTACGATTCCCCTCCTGGAAGAAATGGAGAGGAAATACAAATCCATTCCGATGGAAGCCATCGTGAAACAGGATATTCTTAGACAAGGAATCCATTTTCTCAAAGAAGCCTTCGAAGTTTCGGGCGAATACAAAACCAAGGACTACTTTATATTCTCCTTTGATCATATTCCTCTTTCCGAACTCGGAGAAGGCGCGGACGTGAAGGCGCCGGAGGAAATCAAAGTTTCGGGGGGACATTTCAATCTTCTTCCGACCGTAATCTCCACGCGCAATAATCCGAATTCTCCGTATAAAGTGAAAAAGTCTCCGGATGGAAAACCCTCTTTGTATCTCGGGGAAACGTTTTTAGGAAACGTGGAGTTTCCTCCTCTTCCCGCTTGGTATCGTCATAAAACAAAGAACGGAAAAATTCCAGGCGAGATCGCTCCCGTCATCGAATGGGGTTATCTGATTTATCTTACCGTTTTCAGAAACTGTCAGTATTTCGGTAAGGAAGAGGAATGCGCGTACTGCGACATCAATCACAACTATCGTCAACAGAAGAACGCGGGTCGTCCGTATACGGGCGTCAAGGACATAGAAGACATTCTCGAAGTTCTTTCCTGGATCGATGCGGAAGACAGAACTGCGAAAGTTTATACGATCACCGGCGGAAGCGTGATCACCTCCTTAAAGAAAAAAAACGAAATCGATTTTTATCTAGATTACGCACAAGCGATCGAGTCGAAGTTTCCCGGTAGATGGATGGGCAAAATCGTTTCGCAAGCCTGGGAAATCGAGGACTGTCAAAAATTCAAAGACGCGGGAATTCAAGTCTATCATCCGAACTACGAAGTCTGGGATAAAAATTTATTTCAAAAGATTTGTCCGGGTAAGGAAGCTTACATCGGAAGGGACAATTGGATTCGCAGAGTCGTCGATTCCGCGGAAGTATTCGGACCTTCGTATGTGATTCCGAACTTTGTGGGCGGCGTGGAACTTTCCAAACCGTACGGTTTCGCGACCGTTTCGGAAGCGATCGCCTCTACGGGGGAAGGTTTGGACTTTTTCATGTCGAAAGGAATCATGCCTCGGTTCACTGCCTGGTGTCCCGAACCGTACACGACTCTCGGAACCCAAGCGGGTCCGCCTTTGGAATATTTCTGCGAACTTTTGACCGTCTGGAAGGCTACATTCGAAAAGTATAATCTACCGGTTCCTCCCGGTTACGGCGAACCGGGTCCGGGAAAGGCGGTCTTTTCGGTTTCCGCTTTTATGGACGTGATCGGTTATCAAGGTAGAAATTAA
- a CDS encoding TlpA disulfide reductase family protein — MRIFRTIFPIVFLLLSACNSSKEESVLYKLSLYDLEGRSISLKEYKGKVLLLDVWASWCEPCKDAVPVLEKLSKDLQGKNGVLLGINTEPELSKEEHIKAAKEFGMTYPFYVDKDFAFVNEYKVEGQPALIVFSPSGTLLKVQYGIRDRDYPKLRASFSNWFSAP, encoded by the coding sequence ATGCGCATTTTCCGGACGATTTTCCCCATCGTTTTTTTATTGTTATCCGCTTGTAATTCCTCCAAGGAAGAATCCGTTCTTTACAAACTTTCTTTGTATGATTTGGAGGGCCGTTCCATTTCTCTCAAAGAATATAAGGGAAAGGTTTTGCTTTTGGACGTTTGGGCTTCTTGGTGCGAACCTTGTAAGGATGCGGTTCCCGTGTTGGAAAAACTTTCCAAAGATTTGCAAGGGAAGAATGGAGTTCTTCTTGGGATCAACACCGAACCGGAACTTTCCAAAGAGGAACATATCAAAGCCGCGAAAGAGTTCGGCATGACGTATCCTTTTTATGTGGATAAGGATTTTGCGTTCGTGAACGAGTATAAGGTGGAAGGTCAACCAGCTTTGATCGTCTTTAGTCCTTCGGGAACCTTGTTGAAAGTTCAGTACGGAATCAGGGACCGGGATTATCCGAAACTCAGAGCGAGTTTTTCCAATTGGTTCAGTGCACCATAA
- a CDS encoding SDR family oxidoreductase, producing MTQRNVFITGSNRGIGLELTKLFLSKGDRVFALCRKSSSDLVKIKPTRILDGVDVLNSNSVRSLSSKLLDTKIDILINNAGILIPDNLQSLDEENVFTQFLVNALGPLKMVKALLPHLNPNAKLVFLTSRMGSIGDNSSGSYYGYRASKAALNAIAVSLARDLSPKGISVGIFHPGMVATQMTGGQGISPEESAQGLVERIESLNLSNSGKFFHQNGEELPW from the coding sequence ATGACTCAAAGAAACGTTTTCATTACGGGTTCCAATCGCGGCATAGGTTTGGAACTTACCAAACTGTTTTTATCCAAAGGGGATCGGGTTTTCGCTCTTTGCAGAAAGTCTTCTTCGGATCTGGTCAAAATCAAACCGACCCGCATTCTCGACGGAGTGGACGTTTTGAATTCCAATTCGGTCCGATCCTTGTCCTCCAAACTGCTCGATACCAAAATCGATATTCTCATCAACAACGCGGGAATTTTGATTCCGGACAACCTGCAAAGTCTGGATGAGGAAAACGTATTCACTCAATTCTTAGTAAACGCTTTGGGACCTCTCAAGATGGTCAAGGCTCTGCTTCCTCATTTAAACCCGAACGCAAAACTTGTCTTCTTAACGAGCCGAATGGGTTCAATCGGAGACAATAGCTCCGGTTCGTATTACGGATACCGCGCTTCCAAAGCCGCCTTAAACGCGATCGCGGTCAGCCTTGCCCGCGATTTGAGCCCTAAGGGAATCTCCGTCGGGATCTTTCACCCCGGAATGGTCGCGACACAGATGACCGGAGGACAGGGAATCTCTCCGGAAGAAAGCGCTCAGGGCCTTGTGGAACGGATCGAGTCCTTGAATCTAAGCAATTCCGGAAAGTTTTTTCATCAGAACGGTGAAGAACTACCTTGGTGA